One Lucilia cuprina isolate Lc7/37 chromosome 4, ASM2204524v1, whole genome shotgun sequence DNA segment encodes these proteins:
- the LOC111676013 gene encoding uncharacterized protein LOC111676013 has translation MTKTIHLPQWLNAELFLSVLEKHVVNFEKIQNFSAKPAFAAGENYLSTLWSIEIEAALKDGSLKTLKYMLKVPPESPQAMAIVTMLNSFKRELIAYYELLPAFEELYKKQDHKIHIAPKAFKFDKDLGMDVILMEDIRVNGFKTMNRLEGLDMEHTKNALQKLAQFHAASAAYIAEKGSLPDLLMKPMINQEMLKMLTQSQKPQEAKLLGNLHLYKAEHLREKIINYQSKYIEQIYESDNASTQNPDGFYIFSHGDCWSNNIMFLHDDKDHISETLFVDFQAGRCVTPALDLQYFLLSCPCLDIKIKYFDHFVQHYHQELVKHLKILNYTKSVPSLTEVHKWMYKTSYMGYTVILKSLPVFLLDPTTTNDISMDNMMGDKSSGSDMQQAMYTNERYAKHLQQILPWMENRGYFEEYMIKNGLGTVQYYLKTLNRMTTNNEEVIENTGFKDIPPWLNEKLFEEFLENDFPNYRKIKDFTVRPAVKTGENYMTVVLRIALNVELYNGTATTTSYMVKIKPIPEKLQFMIKEWKLFDKERITYMKYLRIFENYYQNAGCKIKLAPRLLDPTKCNINDDDVLILEDLRLKGFKNFNRHLGLDLLHTKAVLKKLAQLHAASDNYFIENGPLSTIYDKSLSSDLDLFEDHRKKLGELFRENLDLYGNFKYLEEKLKIFFETKPDPFQLQSDWKTNNFNVLNHGDCWTNNIMFQYDDNDQLNETLFVDFQMSRFGTPAQDLYYLLLSSTNLEVKLKYFDYFIYYYHQQLVEHLKLLNYKGKIPTLKEIHMELLKHDYWAYPTINHLMVILLCESRHDANVDNLINEDNEEFKRSMYKNDLYVKHMNILIPWLDNRGAFDV, from the exons ATGACGAAAACCATACACCTGCCACAGTGGTTAAATGCGGAACTTTTTCTAAGTGTGTTGGAAAAACatgttgtaaattttgaaaaaatacaaaacttttcaGCTAAACCAGCATTTGCGGCAGGAGAAAATTATTTATCCACCTTATGGTCCATAGAAATTGAGGCTGCACTGAAAG ATGGTTCCCTCAAAACTCTGAAATATATGTTAAAAGTACCACCAGAGTCACCGCAAGCTATGGCTATAGTTACTATGCTAAACTCTTTCAAACGTGAACTGATAGCCTATTATGAACTTTTGCCTGCTTTTGAAGAATTGTATAAGAAACAGGATCACAAAATACATATTGCaccaaaagcttttaaattcgATAAAGATTTAGGCATGGATGTCATTTTAATGGAGGATATACGTGTAAATGGTTTTAAAACTATGAATCGTTTAGAGGGTCTCGATATGGAACACACAAAAAACGCCTTACAAAAACTAGCACAATTTCATGCTGCCTCCGCTGCTTATATAGCAGAAAAGGGCAGTTTACCAGATCTACTAATGAAACCAATGATCAATCAGGAAATGCTAAAAATGTTGACCCAGTCCCAGAAGCCACAAGAAGCTAAATTATTGGGAAATTTACATCTTTATAAAGCAGAACATTTGAGAGAGAAAATC ATCAATTATCAATCTAAATATATTGAGCAAATTTATGAGAGTGATAATGCGAGTACGCAAAACCCAGatggtttttatatatttagtcaTGGTGATTGTTGGTCCAACAATATAATGTTTCTACACGATGATAAGGATCATATAAGTGAAACATTATTTGTGGATTTTCAAGCTGGTCGTTGTGTTACTCCAGCTTtggatttacaatattttttgctatCATGTCCTTGTTtggatataaaaattaaatattttgatcaTTTTGTTCAACATTATCATCAAGAAttagtaaaacatttaaagatATTAAACTATACAAAATCTGTGCCATCTTTAACTGAAGTTCATAAGTGGATGTACAAAACTAGTTATATGG gTTATACtgttatattaaaatctttacCCGTTTTCCTATTGGATCCCACTACGACAAATGATATTTCTATGGATAATATGATGGGTGATAAATCGAGTGGTAGCGATATGCAACAAGCTATGTATACAAATGAACGTTATGCCAAacatttgcaacaaattttaccTTGGATGGAAAATCGCGGTTATTTTGA gGAGTATAtgattaaaaat GGACTTGGAACTGTACAGTATTATTTGAAAACGCTTAATAGAATGACTACAAATAATGAGGAAGTAATAGAAAATACTGGTTTTAAAGATATACCGCCCTGGCTAAATGAAAAACTATTTGAAGAATTTTTGGAAAACGATTTTCCAAATTATcgtaaaataaaagattttactGTTAGACCGGCTGTTAAAACTGGAGAAAATTATATGACTGTTGTGCTGAGAATAGCACTTAATGTAGAACTATATAATGGAACTGCAACAACAACCTCATATATGGTAAAAATAAAACCCATACCGGAAAAGCTACAATTCATGATTAAAGAATGGAAACTCTTCGATAAAGAACGCATTACTTATATGAAATATCTGCGAATATTTGAGAATTACTATCAAAATGCTGGTTGTAAGATAAAATTAGCTCCTCGTTTACTCGATCCTACTAAGTGTAATATTAATGATGACGATGTTCTTATACTAGAAGATTTAAGACTAAAaggttttaagaattttaatcgACATTTGGGTTTGGATTTGCTACATACTAAAGCGGTGTTGAAAAAATTAGCACAATTGCATGCTGCTTCggataattattttatagagaATGGTCCCTTGTCGACAATATATGATAAATCTCTTTCCAGTGATCTTGATTTGTTTGAAGATCATCGCAAAAAGTTAGGCGAGTTATTTCGTgaaaatttagatttatatggaaattttaaatatttagaagaGAAATTG aaaatcttctTTGAGACAAAACCAGATCCATTTCAATTACAATCTGATTGGAAAACCAACAACTTTAACGTTCTCAATCATGGTGATTGTTGGACCAACAATATTATGTTTCAATATGATGATAATGATCAGCTAAATGAAACATTATTTGTGGATTTTCAAATGAGCCGCTTTGGTACTCCAGCCCAAGATCTTTATTATTTACTGTTGTCATCAACAAATTTAGaggtaaaattaaaatatttcgattattttatttactattatCATCAGCAATTGGTggaacatttaaaattgttaaactatAAGGGAAAAATACCCACTCTTAAAGAGATTCATATGGAGCTGCTAAAGCATGATTATTGGG CTTATCCTACCATTAATCACTTGATGGTAATACTACTTTGTGAATCACGTCATGATGCCAATGTTGATAATTTGATTAACGAGGATAATGAAGAATTTAAAAGATCAATGTATAAAAATGATTTGTATGTAAAACATATGAATATATTAATACCATGGTTAGATAATAGAGGAGCTTTTGATGTATAG
- the LOC124419766 gene encoding uncharacterized protein LOC124419766, producing MGLRSSKHKTNSYDIAPVVSNKDFSYKKHPRPLPKVELPSVSVIKEENEESTETNKEEVQTTIEVESKDLKKDPRIPEWINEANFKKLLLKTYANIVDITNFKAYPAMAAGENYATLMLRVKMTARFEDNTNKDFSFMLKVAHDTKEMKDMMQAMNFFITENTVYNDVLPELEEMYHQAGVDNIRFGPKCYRLDLEDANIHYVLMDDLGLNGFKNANRLECLNMEHTLSVLRKMAQFHAASACRVAKKGAYSPVFSPDMDNEMARVIMQQMFTAFKKPFLDNLKTYENGEKYYDLMESFFDNLIELFIRSRKLLPGYFCALNHGDSWSNNILFKYADDGKLEETLFVDFQNSNWGSPAVDLYYFIISSVQIDIKLSQFDYFIRYYHEHLSSHLKILNYPLEIPNLREFHMQLLDFGSMATMTSFFTLGVVLLEPTDNAKFENFLGDSEESYNFKNAMYSNERYRKYINEILPWLYNRGFMEIDLTEIDNRIAAADKLKEPVTTEPLSIAEQAEKSSNCCYPEWVNESLFMDVVRADCENYQKILKFTVSPATSAGDNYASIILKVDIDIELTDHTTRNLSYMLKIPPNSEQAKAVVNLLKTFEKESTAYYEIIPKFEKLYKERAGIDIVFAPKSYKLKQDTGCAAIVLENLCTKAFKNCDRLEGLDMEHTKAILKKLAEFHAASACIFETEGNFPEVFERSIYTEENREMREKMGESFVKIYLECLKEYKGNEEYFKGVEAFLKDSTTHLAKASAIDQNKFNVLNHGDCWTNNVMFQHDDEGHIINTYFVDFQLVIYGTPCHDLYYFLLSSPKLEIKLEQFDFFIRYYHDQLQTNLEMLKYPKSIPSLKDLHIELLEYGAWAVQTIINVMPAVLLDSSDKPSLEKIVSNGEDGLALKKQMFMNERYRSHVEAIYPWLSQRGLLNF from the exons aTGGGTCTGCGCAGTTCAAAGCATAAAACCAATAGCTATGATATAGCTCCGGTGGTATCAAATAAAGACTTTAGTTACAAAAAACATCCAAGACCATTGCCTAAAGTAGAACTGCCAAGTGTGAGTGTTATCAAAGAGGAAAATGAGGAATCGACGGAAACCAATAAAGAGGAGGTGCAAACTACGATAGAAGTAGAAAGCAAAGATTTGAAGAAAGACCCTCGTATACCAGAATGGATTAACGAAGCtaactttaaaaaacttttgcttAAAACTTATGCCAATATCGTTGATATTACTAACTTTAAGGCTTATCCCGCCATGGCAGCTGGTGAAAATTATGCTACTCTCATGTTGAGAGTTAAAATGACAGCCAGATTTGAAGATAACACAAATAAAGATTTCTCTTTCATGTTGAAAGTGGCTCATGATACTAAAGAAATGAAAGACATGATGCAGGCCATGAATTTCTTTATAACAGAAAATACTGTCTATAACGATGTCTTACCGGAATTAGAAGAAATGTATCATCAAGCTGGTGTTGACAACATTAGATTTGGTCCTAAATGTTATAGGTTGGATCTGGAGGATGCTAACATACATTATGTTCTAATGGATGATCTAGGTTTGAATGGTTTTAAGAATGCCAATCGTTTGGAATGTCTTAATATGGAACATACATTAAGTGTGTTGCGTAAAATGGCCCAATTTCATGCTGCTTCAGCTTGCCGTGTAGCCAAGAAGGGAGCATATTCACCAGTTTTTTCTCCCGATATGGATAATGAAATGGCTCGTGTTATAATGCAGCAAATGTTTACGGCTTTTAAGAAACCATTTTtggataatttaaaaacttacgaAAATGGTGAAAAGTATTATGATTTAATG GAATCTTTTTTCGACAATCTTATCGAGTTGTTCATTCGTAGTCGCAAACTCCTACCTGGTTACTTCTGTGCCCTTAATCATGGCGATTCATGGTCTAATAATATACTATTCAAATATGCTGATGATGGCAAATTAGAAGAGACTTTGTTTGTAGATTTTCAAAACAGCAACTGGGGTTCACCAGCTGtagatttatattatttcattatatcCTCTGTACAAATTGATATAAAACTTTCccaatttgattattttatacGTTACTATCATGAACACTTAAGCagccatttgaaaattttaaattatcccTTGGAAATACCTAACCTAAGAGAATTTCATATGCAATTGTTAGATTTTGGTTCTATGGCAACCATGACCTCTTTCTTTACGCTGGGAGTTGTTTTGCTGGAACCCACAGATAATgccaaatttgaaaatttccttgGTGATTCAGAAGAATCTTATAACTTTAAGAATGCCATGTATTCGAATGAACGTTATCGTAAATATATCAATGAAATCTTACCATGGCTATATAACCGTGGTTTTATGGAAATAGATCTGAC TGAAATAGATAATAGAATTGCGGCGGCTGATAAGTTAAAAGAACCAGTGACAACGGAGCCGCTATCAATAGCTGAACAAGCAGAAAAATCATCGAACTGTTGTTATCCAGAATGGGTTAATGAATCGTTATTTATGGATGTGGTACGCGCTGATTgtgaaaattatcaaaaaatactTAAGTTTACGGTTAGTCCAGCAACTAGTGCTGGTGATAACTATGCATCGATAATTTTAAAAGTGGACATCGACATTGAACTTACAG ATCACACCACTCGTAACCTATCCTACATGCTGAAAATTCCTCCAAATAGTGAACAGGCCAAAGCCGTCGTTAACTTACTGAAGACATTTGAAAAGGAATCAACAGCATATTATGAAATTATACCAAAATTCGAAAAACTTTACAAAGAAAGAGCCGGCATCGATATAGTATTTGCGCCAAAAAGTTATAAACTTAAACAAGATACAGGATGTGCAGCAATAGTATTGGAAAATCTTTGCACTAAAGCATTCAAAAACTGTGATCGTCTAGAGGGTTTAGATATGGAACATACTAAAGCAATTTTAAAGAAGCTTGCTGAATTTCATGCCGCTTCAGCGTGTATATTTGAAACCGAAGGAAATTTCCCCGAAGTATTTGAACGTTCTATATACACCGAAGAAAATAGAGAAATGAGAGAGAAAATGGGTGAATCATTTGTGAAAATATATTTGGAATGTCTCAAGGAATATAAGGGCAATGAGGAATATTTTAAAGGAGTG GAAGCCTTTTTAAAAGACTCTACTACCCACTTAGCCAAAGCTAGTGCAATTGATCAGAATAAATTCAATGTTTTAAATCATGGTGATTGTTGGACCAATAATGTTATGTTCCAGCATGATGATGAAGGCCATATAATCAATACCTATTTTGTAGACTTTCAATTGGTTATATATGGCACACCCTGTCAtgatttatattactttttattatccTCCCCTAAGTTGGAAATCAAATTGGAAcaatttgacttttttatacGTTATTATCATGATCAACTTCAGACTAATTTGGAAATGttaaaatatccaaaaagtatTCCCAGTCTAAAAGATCTACACATTGAATTACTAGAATATGGAGCTTGGG CTGTACAAACTATAATAAATGTTATGCCTGCGGTTTTGTTAGATTCTAGTGATAAACCAAGTTTGGAGAAAATTGTTAGTAATGGTGAAGATGGACTTGCTTTGAAAAAGCAAATGTTTATGAATGAACGTTACCGTTCTCATGTGGAAGCTATATATCCTTGGTTAAGTCAAAGaggtcttttaaatttttag
- the LOC111676030 gene encoding uncharacterized protein LOC111676030, whose product MNENNNKNTKYPSWIKPELFEDLLKMLHADFSKIEHFSVDNALAPGENYATVMLKVEIVMKLQDASTKPITFMLKIGHESEVFEDLMKNHDVFAIEAGMYRNFVPEFEQIYADAGVKVRFGAKSYELPIKQNYILLENLKVQGFKNTNRLYGLDMEHTKSVLKKLAQWHAASAVRVTQKGPYPREYCTAYMKPEGYDLIKAMFDGSTKTLLECVKEYNNSELYYEKVVKLQNQITDEIFKHVDADPNEFNVLNHGDCWSNNIMFKYDDQGNVAETYLIDFQMPRYTTPAQDLMYFLLSSTKLEIKLKEFDYFIKFYHDHLVESLKVLNYSKAIPSLKEMHQMILKYGIFGYMTTTNVMAAVLCDPTDNASLDNFINDSEEGVNFKKQMYSNPRYRKHMEAIFPWLLYKGLLDC is encoded by the exons atgaatgaaaataataataaaaacactaaaTATCCATCATGGATTAAACCAGAACTCTTTGAAGatcttttgaaaatgttacatgctgatttttctaaaatagaaCATTTCAGTGTTGATAATGCTTTAGCGCCAGGAGAAAATTATGCTACAGTTATGTTAAAAGTAGAAATTGTAATGAAGTTGCAAG ATGCCTCCACTAAACCCATTACTTTCATGTTAAAAATTGGTCATGAAAGTGAAGTTTTCGaagatttaatgaaaaatcatgATGTATTTGCTATTGAAGCCGGTATGTATCGTAATTTTGTACCagaattcgaacaaatttatgCAGATGCGGGTGTTAAGGTGAGATTTGGTGCCAAATCCTATGAATTGCCCATCAAACAAAACTACATCCTATTGGAAAATCTTAAGGTACAAGGTTTTAAAAATACCAATCGTTTATACGGTCTAGATATGGAACATACTAaaagtgtattaaaaaaattagctCAATGGCATGCTGCCTCCGCGGTGAGGGTTACCCAAAAGGGACCCTATCCTAGAGAATATTGTACAGCTTATATGAAACCAGAAGGTTATGATCTAATAAAAGCCATGTTTGATGGTAGCACAAAAACACTTTTAGAATGTGTTAAAGAATACAATAATTCGGAGTTGTATTATGAGAAAGTTGTAAAGTTACAAAATCAAATAACTGATGAAATCTTTAAGCATGTAGATGCCGATCCAAATgagtttaatgttttaaatcatGGCGATTGTTGGTCAAAcaatattatgtttaaatatgatGATCAAGGAAATGTTGCAGAAACTTATTTAATCGATTTTCAAATGCCACGTTATACCACTCCTGCTCAGGATCTTATGTATTTTCTCTTATCTTCCacaaaattagaaattaaattaaaagaatttgattattttattaaattctatcaCGATCATTTAGTGGAAAGTTTAAAAGTACTCAACTATAGTAAAGCTATACCTAGTTTAAAGGAAATGCatcaaatgattttaaaatatggTATATTCG GTTATATGACAACTACCAATGTTATGGCTGCCGTTCTCTGTGATCCCACCGATAATGCTAGTCtggataattttataaatgattcAGAGGAAGgcgttaattttaaaaaacaaatgtattCAAATCCCCGCTATCGTAAACATATGGAAGCTATTTTTCCTTGGTTATTATATAAAGGTCTTCTAGattgttag
- the LOC111676006 gene encoding uncharacterized protein LOC111676006 isoform X2, whose amino-acid sequence MANTDIVPSWIKAKLFEKVLRETVKDFHEIKEFKVFPALAPGENYATVMLKVQADVLLTTGSVQQQTFMLKVAHDSELYRNEMSKWGMFVTESGMYRDIKPEFEKLYADAGLDVQFGAKGYELAVDKEYILLEDLSRRGFKNAKRQDCLDLEHCKAVLKKIAQFHAASAVRVQQKALIKYGIWGFVTVVTVMGAVLCDPTNTANIDNFVGASEEGDTFKKILYSNERYVRHLKVVLPWLCYRGALEK is encoded by the exons atggCTAATACAGACATAGTACCCTCATGGATTAAAgcaaaattattcgaaaaagTTTTACGCGAAACTGTTAAAGATTTCCATGAAATAAAGGAGTTTAAAGTTTTTCCCGCTTTAGCTCCAGGTGAAAACTATGCCACTGTCATGCTAAAAGTACAAGCCGATGTTCTTCTTACAACTGGTTCAgtgcaacaacaaacatttatgCTAAAAGTGGCCCATGATAGTGAATTGTATCGTAATGAAATGTCAAAATGGGGTATGTTCGTTACAGAGTCTGGCATGTATCGTGATATTAAACCAGAATTTGAAAAACTATATGCTGATGCTGGTCTTGATGTACAATTTGGTGCTAAAGGTTATGAATTGGCAGTTGACAAGGAATACATTTTGTTGGAGGATCTTTCGCGGAGAGgttttaaaaatgctaaaaGACAAGATTGTCTAGATTTGGAACATTGTAAGGcggtattaaagaaaatagcaCAATTTCATGCAGCTTCTGCTGTAAGAGTACAACAAAAGG CTTTAATTAAATATGGTATATGGG gTTTTGTAACTGTTGTCACTGTTATGGGTGCGGTGTTATGTGATCCTACCAATACTGCAAATATTGATAATTTCGTTGGTGCTTCTGAGGAGGGTGATACATTTAAGAagattttatattcaaatgaaCGTTATGTGCGACATCTGAAAGTTGTCCTACCGTGGTTGTGCTATAGAGGAGCTTTggaaaaatga
- the LOC111676006 gene encoding uncharacterized protein LOC111676006 isoform X1 encodes MANTDIVPSWIKAKLFEKVLRETVKDFHEIKEFKVFPALAPGENYATVMLKVQADVLLTTGSVQQQTFMLKVAHDSELYRNEMSKWGMFVTESGMYRDIKPEFEKLYADAGLDVQFGAKGYELAVDKEYILLEDLSRRGFKNAKRQDCLDLEHCKAVLKKIAQFHAASAVRVQQKGMFEKTYLHGFLTEDSKNFCKIMFDSSTPHLMKTIEKLENNHDYYEQIKNFVTNITDTMFEKNSVDESEFNVLNHGDCWANNIMFQYDNEGNLKETYLVDLQMPRYGSPAQDLLYFIISSAHIDIKIQKFDYMIKYYYDNLIEHLQLLKYTKPLPKLRDIHAALIKYGIWGFVTVVTVMGAVLCDPTNTANIDNFVGASEEGDTFKKILYSNERYVRHLKVVLPWLCYRGALEK; translated from the exons atggCTAATACAGACATAGTACCCTCATGGATTAAAgcaaaattattcgaaaaagTTTTACGCGAAACTGTTAAAGATTTCCATGAAATAAAGGAGTTTAAAGTTTTTCCCGCTTTAGCTCCAGGTGAAAACTATGCCACTGTCATGCTAAAAGTACAAGCCGATGTTCTTCTTACAACTGGTTCAgtgcaacaacaaacatttatgCTAAAAGTGGCCCATGATAGTGAATTGTATCGTAATGAAATGTCAAAATGGGGTATGTTCGTTACAGAGTCTGGCATGTATCGTGATATTAAACCAGAATTTGAAAAACTATATGCTGATGCTGGTCTTGATGTACAATTTGGTGCTAAAGGTTATGAATTGGCAGTTGACAAGGAATACATTTTGTTGGAGGATCTTTCGCGGAGAGgttttaaaaatgctaaaaGACAAGATTGTCTAGATTTGGAACATTGTAAGGcggtattaaagaaaatagcaCAATTTCATGCAGCTTCTGCTGTAAGAGTACAACAAAAGGGTATGTTTGAGAAAACCTATTTACATGGATTTTTAACAGAAGATAgtaaaaatttctgtaaaattatGTTCGATAGCTCTACACCACATCTTatgaaaactatagaaaaattagaaaacaatCACGATTActatgaacaaataaaaaatttcgttacTAATATAACAGACacaatgtttgaaaaaaattccgTAGATGAAAGTGAATTTAATGTTCTTAATCATGGTGATTGTTGGGCCAACAATATAATGTTTCAATATGATAATGAGGGTAACTTAAAAGAGACCTATTTAGTAGATTTACAAATGCCACGCTATGGCTCTCCCGCTCAAGatctattatattttattatatcatCAGCTCATATagatattaaaattcaaaaatttgatTACATGATAAAGTACTATTATGACAATTTAATTGAAcatttacaattattaaaatatacaaaacctCTGCCCAAATTACGTGACATACATGCAGCTTTAATTAAATATGGTATATGGG gTTTTGTAACTGTTGTCACTGTTATGGGTGCGGTGTTATGTGATCCTACCAATACTGCAAATATTGATAATTTCGTTGGTGCTTCTGAGGAGGGTGATACATTTAAGAagattttatattcaaatgaaCGTTATGTGCGACATCTGAAAGTTGTCCTACCGTGGTTGTGCTATAGAGGAGCTTTggaaaaatga